A region from the Kineothrix sp. IPX-CK genome encodes:
- a CDS encoding glycosyl hydrolase family 18 protein, with amino-acid sequence MTIYTVNAGDTVNSIASAFGVTADSIIYSNQLASPYRLAVGQALLLNTGENTSDKRFIYTNGYAYPFINSFNLTETLPYLTDLSIFSYGFTTTGELVPPPIDDTWMIALAKEAGTAPILTLTPFGQDGLFNNHLITVVVSDMAVQQNLIDQLLAIISQKGFEGVDIDFEYILAEDRVPFAEFVANVRAAVNAVGYPVSVALAPKTSDDQPGLLYGGKDYGLLGAAADSVLLMTYEWGYTYGPPMAVAPLNRVREVVDYAITRIPIEKINLGIPNYGYDWTLPFERGVTRARTISNTEAVQIAIENNVPIQFDQVAMSPFFTYESEGLSHEVWFEDVRSMNAKFSLVQEYMLRGVGYWTVMNLFRANWLLLADTFNIIKK; translated from the coding sequence ATGACTATTTATACCGTAAATGCCGGAGATACTGTGAATTCTATTGCTTCTGCCTTTGGAGTTACCGCCGATTCCATCATATATAGCAATCAGCTCGCCTCCCCTTACCGCCTTGCTGTAGGTCAGGCCCTTTTACTTAACACGGGGGAAAATACTTCTGACAAAAGATTTATCTACACGAACGGCTACGCTTACCCCTTCATCAACAGCTTTAACCTGACAGAAACACTGCCATATCTCACTGATCTATCCATATTTTCCTATGGCTTCACAACCACAGGCGAACTGGTTCCCCCTCCTATAGACGATACATGGATGATTGCGCTCGCCAAGGAGGCAGGTACTGCTCCTATCCTTACGCTAACCCCTTTCGGCCAGGACGGCTTGTTCAACAATCATCTGATCACCGTGGTAGTAAGCGATATGGCAGTACAGCAGAATCTTATCGACCAGCTCCTGGCGATAATTTCCCAAAAAGGGTTCGAAGGCGTTGATATCGATTTCGAATATATTCTGGCGGAGGACAGAGTTCCCTTTGCAGAGTTCGTTGCCAATGTACGTGCCGCTGTGAACGCCGTAGGCTATCCCGTCTCCGTAGCCCTCGCACCCAAGACTTCCGACGACCAGCCGGGACTGCTTTATGGAGGAAAGGATTACGGGCTTTTGGGAGCGGCTGCGGACAGCGTACTCCTTATGACATATGAATGGGGCTATACCTACGGGCCTCCCATGGCCGTGGCCCCGCTCAATAGGGTGCGGGAGGTGGTAGATTATGCCATCACGAGGATCCCGATCGAGAAAATCAATCTGGGAATCCCTAATTACGGCTACGATTGGACCCTCCCCTTCGAGCGAGGGGTAACGAGGGCGCGCACCATCAGCAACACAGAAGCCGTACAGATCGCTATCGAGAATAACGTCCCCATCCAGTTCGATCAGGTAGCCATGTCGCCCTTCTTCACTTATGAAAGTGAAGGCTTATCCCACGAGGTCTGGTTCGAGGATGTACGCAGCATGAACGCGAAATTCTCCCTCGTTCAGGAATATATGCTGCGGGGCGTGGGCTATTGGACAGTTATGAACCTGTTCCGGGCTAATTGGCTGCTGCTGGCAGATACCTTTAATATCATTAAAAAATAA
- a CDS encoding molecular chaperone GroEL — protein sequence MASYVSPELREKFETLSIDLKNNILRRNVRLNSIYDLIDVLEVISKEAGE from the coding sequence ATGGCATCCTATGTATCCCCGGAACTCCGGGAAAAATTTGAAACATTGTCTATTGATTTAAAAAATAATATCCTGAGACGTAATGTAAGACTGAATTCCATTTACGACTTAATTGACGTTCTCGAAGTAATTTCAAAAGAGGCAGGAGAATGA
- a CDS encoding nitroreductase family protein, producing MDFYNVINKRRTIRDFSNESIDMETLYKIIDAGMKAPTNDHMRDWHFVVITDKTVIEKLIKKIPKKISDKRLDFIMKSWKVNDDCQRKMYNNGIPKQYQMLLNAGCVLIPLFKQKNDLLKPKNLSSLNAFASIWCCIENIFLAATAEEYACTLRIPLGDELEYVRSVLSFPAEYMMPCYIGIGKPSEDAVYNIQKEYSLDNRIHMNIW from the coding sequence ATGGATTTTTATAATGTAATAAATAAACGGCGGACTATACGGGACTTTAGCAACGAATCAATCGATATGGAAACTCTCTATAAGATTATTGATGCCGGAATGAAAGCACCCACAAACGATCACATGAGGGATTGGCATTTTGTGGTTATAACCGACAAAACCGTTATCGAAAAATTAATAAAGAAAATTCCCAAAAAAATATCTGATAAACGTCTGGATTTTATTATGAAATCATGGAAAGTAAATGACGACTGTCAAAGAAAAATGTACAATAATGGAATACCGAAGCAATATCAAATGTTATTAAATGCCGGTTGTGTACTGATACCCCTATTTAAACAAAAGAATGATTTATTAAAGCCAAAGAATTTGTCTTCTCTTAATGCCTTCGCATCCATATGGTGTTGTATCGAAAATATTTTTCTGGCGGCTACGGCAGAAGAGTATGCATGCACATTACGTATTCCTTTGGGAGATGAGCTGGAATATGTAAGAAGTGTCTTATCTTTTCCGGCTGAATATATGATGCCTTGTTATATAGGTATTGGAAAGCCGTCGGAAGACGCAGTATATAATATTCAAAAGGAATATTCTCTGGATAACAGAATTCATATGAATATATGGTGA
- a CDS encoding pyridoxamine 5'-phosphate oxidase family protein, producing MEEKIKSEIYQLRNNAQVAYIGSVNDNGFPQIKGMLVLEHSSIKTHYFSTNTSSKRVKQFLSDPKSSVYYCDDTINKYKGILFTGTMEVCTDHDIKAFLWRDGFEIYYPKGIDDEDYCVLKFTAETVNYYHGLNNTTLSIEEF from the coding sequence ATGGAAGAAAAAATCAAATCAGAAATTTATCAATTACGTAATAATGCACAAGTCGCATACATAGGGTCTGTCAACGATAACGGCTTTCCACAAATAAAAGGCATGCTCGTCCTTGAACACAGCAGTATAAAAACTCATTATTTTTCTACTAATACAAGTTCAAAACGTGTTAAACAATTTCTCAGTGATCCAAAATCATCCGTATATTATTGTGATGATACGATAAATAAATATAAAGGTATATTATTTACCGGAACAATGGAGGTATGTACTGATCACGATATAAAAGCCTTTTTATGGAGAGATGGATTTGAAATATATTATCCGAAAGGCATCGATGACGAAGACTATTGCGTTCTTAAATTTACCGCTGAGACAGTAAACTATTATCATGGCTTAAATAATACAACCCTATCAATAGAAGAATTCTAA
- a CDS encoding MarR family transcriptional regulator has translation MLDKTNGGFLISKIKQIQGRIFEKLLIEHGINQFNGAQGRILFVLWEEDNIPIKQLADRTGLAKTTLTSMLDRLESSGHIQRVYDPSDRRTVKIKLTETTLNLKKQYDEVSVKMSEIFYKGFDDEEIISFEKSLNKILNNITKWE, from the coding sequence TTGCTCGACAAAACTAATGGGGGGTTTCTTATTAGCAAAATCAAACAAATCCAAGGGCGTATTTTTGAGAAATTACTCATTGAACATGGCATTAATCAATTTAACGGCGCTCAGGGACGGATTCTTTTTGTCTTATGGGAAGAAGATAATATTCCAATAAAGCAGCTGGCAGATAGAACCGGACTTGCTAAAACAACTTTGACGAGTATGCTCGACAGATTGGAATCATCCGGACATATTCAACGGGTATATGATCCATCTGACCGAAGAACAGTCAAAATAAAGCTGACTGAAACCACTCTGAATCTAAAAAAGCAATATGATGAGGTGTCCGTTAAAATGAGTGAAATTTTCTACAAAGGATTTGATGATGAAGAAATTATTTCCTTTGAGAAAAGTCTTAACAAGATACTAAACAATATAACAAAATGGGAGTGA
- a CDS encoding ClC family H(+)/Cl(-) exchange transporter, whose protein sequence is MEKSKVYKLLSQLNNLKWSLTYKGVLVGLVSGVLVSLYRYGIELGTEKALQAYSFLGKQPVYIFPWLLGTVLISLIIHKLITLEPYSKGSGIPQVEGIVLLGMKMKWYSILLVRFTAGLVASFFGVSLGREGPSIQIGACGAQALSKVAGKNKVEKNYLITAGAAAGLSAAFNAPLSGIIFTLEEVHRSFSPYIFAAATTAALTADFVSNLFFGLYPVLDFLDVPQMPLRYYFWLLIAGVLSGMIGSLTNKCLLSVSLLYEKIPPFSRPMLALLAALPCGLLLPQVLGGGQNLIQIARGAKEDVLMLLVFLVVKLAFTCICFGSGIPGGIFLPILAIGALTGGLLGQIAVWAGMPSVYIPVLCVCAMAGAMSSSVKAPITSILLMAEMTGSLVQMLPVALVAFIALFTSDLLNVTPIYEVLLDRIASQTKAETGNQNKDRALMEVPVELGCIAAGKKIKEINWPTGLLIVSLRRGNEEIVPNGSTKIYQGDYLVVLSSIRNYDEMSHLLKGLCHSN, encoded by the coding sequence GTGGAAAAGTCAAAGGTCTATAAATTACTATCGCAGCTGAACAATTTGAAATGGAGTCTTACCTATAAAGGAGTGTTGGTTGGTCTGGTTTCAGGTGTTTTGGTTTCCCTATATCGATATGGAATCGAACTGGGTACGGAAAAAGCATTGCAAGCTTATAGCTTTTTGGGCAAACAACCGGTGTATATCTTTCCTTGGCTGTTGGGGACTGTTCTGATATCTTTGATCATACATAAGCTCATTACCCTGGAGCCCTATTCTAAAGGCAGCGGCATTCCTCAGGTTGAAGGAATTGTGTTGCTTGGGATGAAGATGAAATGGTATTCAATTTTGCTGGTACGTTTTACCGCGGGTCTTGTTGCTTCGTTTTTTGGCGTGTCCTTAGGACGGGAGGGACCATCCATACAGATTGGAGCATGTGGTGCGCAGGCACTTTCCAAGGTGGCCGGTAAGAACAAGGTTGAAAAAAACTATTTGATTACTGCAGGTGCGGCGGCGGGACTCTCTGCCGCTTTTAACGCTCCCCTGTCAGGCATTATATTCACACTGGAAGAGGTCCATCGAAGCTTTTCTCCCTATATCTTTGCAGCCGCAACAACTGCTGCTTTAACTGCGGATTTTGTTTCGAACCTCTTCTTTGGGCTGTACCCTGTACTGGATTTTCTTGATGTTCCTCAGATGCCTCTTCGATATTATTTCTGGCTGCTTATTGCGGGTGTGTTATCGGGGATGATCGGTTCACTAACGAATAAATGCCTGCTGAGCGTTTCTTTACTTTATGAAAAAATACCGCCGTTTAGCCGGCCGATGCTTGCACTTTTGGCGGCTCTGCCCTGTGGATTACTACTCCCGCAGGTACTTGGGGGCGGGCAAAATTTAATCCAGATTGCCAGAGGGGCAAAAGAAGATGTACTGATGTTACTGGTTTTTCTTGTGGTTAAGCTTGCGTTCACCTGCATATGCTTTGGCAGCGGAATTCCGGGTGGAATATTTCTTCCCATTTTGGCAATCGGTGCGCTGACTGGTGGCTTATTAGGCCAAATTGCCGTTTGGGCAGGAATGCCGTCTGTATATATTCCTGTGCTATGTGTCTGTGCGATGGCAGGGGCGATGTCGAGTTCGGTTAAGGCACCAATTACAAGTATTCTTCTAATGGCAGAAATGACTGGTTCTCTGGTACAGATGCTCCCGGTTGCTCTTGTGGCATTTATTGCGCTTTTTACATCAGATTTATTAAATGTGACACCTATTTATGAAGTATTATTAGACCGGATTGCAAGTCAAACGAAAGCAGAAACGGGAAATCAGAATAAAGACCGGGCATTAATGGAGGTACCTGTAGAACTTGGCTGCATTGCGGCAGGGAAAAAAATTAAGGAGATTAACTGGCCGACGGGTCTTCTGATCGTAAGTTTGCGCAGGGGAAATGAGGAGATTGTACCAAACGGCAGCACAAAAATTTATCAGGGAGATTACTTGGTGGTTTTGTCCTCCATACGTAATTATGATGAAATGAGTCATCTCTTAAAAGGGTTGTGTCACTCCAATTAA
- a CDS encoding CgeB family protein produces MKILFLESHPMLINGLPNGFREAGCEVKISGPLTKENIPMMIEDFHPDLLFMLGWSTETTIEKAKWVHFYSENAKIPLVYWATEDPTHTYSFTLPLLKELKPDFVFTICKGRVMYYQMLGFKAAHMDFGYYSKVHYKAAPNEKYKCDIAVVANAYPNVLHLYPHHYRITSLKILIAPLIAEGIRVDFWGRKWAEMAHLLGNDIPSDCIHGYLNYTLANQVYSSASIMLGLQNQLNQVSQRTYEIMGSGGVLITSVTPEVNRLFQSGRDLLTSDSPERTLELVKHYLNAPEEREKISKQAQIAVEPHSYLNRAKGALQALSEQEIISLG; encoded by the coding sequence ATGAAAATATTATTTCTAGAAAGTCATCCTATGCTGATAAACGGATTGCCCAACGGTTTTCGGGAAGCCGGTTGTGAAGTTAAGATTTCAGGTCCGCTGACAAAGGAAAATATTCCTATGATGATAGAGGATTTCCATCCGGACCTGCTTTTTATGCTGGGATGGAGCACTGAAACCACTATAGAAAAGGCGAAATGGGTGCACTTTTATAGTGAAAACGCAAAAATCCCGCTGGTATATTGGGCGACAGAGGACCCTACTCATACCTACAGTTTTACCCTTCCTCTGCTTAAGGAGCTAAAGCCGGACTTCGTCTTTACAATCTGTAAGGGCAGAGTCATGTATTATCAAATGTTAGGTTTCAAAGCCGCTCACATGGACTTCGGATATTATTCGAAAGTACATTATAAGGCAGCACCTAATGAAAAATATAAATGCGATATCGCTGTGGTCGCTAACGCTTATCCTAACGTATTACATTTATATCCTCATCATTACCGCATCACATCCCTGAAAATTCTCATAGCTCCGTTGATTGCCGAAGGTATCCGGGTTGATTTCTGGGGAAGGAAATGGGCCGAAATGGCACATTTGCTAGGAAACGATATTCCTTCGGATTGTATACACGGCTATCTGAATTACACCCTTGCTAATCAGGTATACAGCTCTGCTTCTATTATGCTGGGCCTGCAGAACCAGCTTAATCAGGTCAGTCAGCGCACCTACGAAATTATGGGTTCCGGTGGAGTCCTGATAACCTCCGTCACACCTGAGGTAAACAGACTCTTTCAGTCGGGCCGGGATTTGCTGACCTCCGATTCACCGGAGCGGACACTTGAGCTGGTTAAGCATTACCTTAACGCTCCTGAAGAAAGAGAGAAAATCAGCAAACAGGCTCAGATTGCCGTAGAGCCGCATAGTTACCTTAATCGTGCAAAAGGGGCACTTCAGGCTTTGTCAGAACAAGAAATTATTTCCTTAGGGTAA
- a CDS encoding UDPGP type 1 family protein — protein MNYKEAYEKLEKCGQLHVLDYYERLTVPEKEALLEQIDNTDFKVLKYCKNNTTNQKGEIAPLIAMQISQIEENRERYTAIGLEEIKKGKVAAVLLAGGMGTRLGSDSPKGMFDIGITRPVYIFQRIIENLLDVVKDAETWIHLFVMTSDKNHEITMEFFEEQEYFGYNKAFVTFFKQEMVPASDYEGKVYMEEMGKISTSPNGNGGWFTSMSKWGLVDTVKKNGIEWLNVFAVDNVLQRIADPCFVGAVIANGCVSGAKVVKKKTPDERVGTLCLEDGRPSIVEYYELTEAMKEAKDERGEPAYNFGVILNYLFRVKDLDVTTEDKLPLHVVEKKIPYIDKSGKTVSPDKPNGYKYETLVLDMIHHVDNCLSYEVERDREFAPIKNAVGVDSVDTARELCRENGIVL, from the coding sequence ATGAATTACAAGGAAGCGTATGAAAAGCTGGAGAAGTGCGGGCAGCTGCACGTGCTCGATTACTATGAGAGACTGACGGTGCCGGAGAAGGAGGCACTGCTTGAACAGATAGATAATACCGATTTTAAGGTGCTGAAATATTGCAAGAACAATACAACGAATCAGAAGGGGGAGATTGCTCCTCTGATTGCCATGCAGATTTCGCAGATCGAAGAAAACCGTGAACGCTATACGGCCATCGGCCTGGAGGAAATTAAGAAGGGAAAAGTTGCTGCGGTGCTTCTGGCAGGAGGAATGGGAACGCGGTTGGGTTCCGATTCTCCCAAGGGAATGTTCGACATAGGAATTACTCGTCCGGTTTATATTTTTCAGAGGATCATCGAGAATCTTCTGGATGTAGTGAAAGATGCGGAGACATGGATTCATTTGTTTGTCATGACTAGCGATAAGAACCATGAGATTACTATGGAGTTTTTTGAGGAGCAGGAATATTTCGGTTACAATAAAGCTTTCGTGACTTTTTTTAAGCAGGAGATGGTGCCTGCTTCCGATTATGAAGGCAAAGTATACATGGAAGAAATGGGGAAGATTTCCACCTCTCCCAACGGAAATGGAGGCTGGTTCACATCGATGAGCAAATGGGGGCTGGTGGATACCGTGAAAAAGAACGGCATCGAATGGCTGAACGTATTTGCGGTGGACAACGTACTCCAGCGTATTGCGGATCCCTGCTTCGTAGGTGCCGTAATCGCTAACGGATGTGTTTCGGGAGCCAAGGTGGTGAAGAAGAAGACGCCGGACGAGCGTGTCGGCACCTTGTGTCTTGAGGATGGAAGACCCTCCATCGTGGAATATTATGAGCTTACCGAGGCGATGAAGGAAGCCAAAGACGAACGCGGGGAACCTGCCTATAACTTTGGCGTTATATTGAACTACCTTTTCCGGGTAAAGGATCTGGATGTCACCACGGAGGACAAGCTTCCCCTTCACGTGGTGGAGAAGAAGATACCATATATAGATAAATCGGGAAAAACTGTTTCGCCCGATAAGCCCAACGGCTATAAATATGAAACCTTGGTGCTGGACATGATTCATCATGTGGACAATTGCCTTTCCTATGAGGTGGAGAGAGACCGGGAATTCGCTCCGATTAAGAATGCTGTAGGCGTAGATTCCGTAGACACGGCCAGAGAGCTGTGCAGGGAAAATGGAATTGTTTTATAG
- the galE gene encoding UDP-glucose 4-epimerase GalE encodes MAVLVTGGAGYIGSHTVIELQSAGYDVVVLDNLSNSSEKSLQRVEKITGKKVPFYKADILDREALNLVFEREKIDSCIHFAGLKAVGESVAKPWEYYENNIAGTLTLVDVMRKHGVKNIIFSSSATVYGDPAVIPITEECPKGQCTNPYGWTKSMLEQVLTDMQKADPQWNVIILRYFNPIGAHKSGTIGENPNGIPNNLMPYITQVAVGKLKELGVFGNDYDTPDGTGVRDYIHVVDLAAGHVKALKKIEEKSGLSVYNLGTGVGYSVLDIVKNFEEATGVKIPYVIKDRRPGDIATCYSDAGKAKKELGWEAQYGIKEMCADSWRWQSNNPGGYEE; translated from the coding sequence ATGGCAGTATTAGTCACAGGAGGCGCCGGTTATATCGGAAGCCATACGGTAATAGAATTACAGAGTGCAGGTTATGATGTGGTAGTTTTAGACAATCTGAGCAATTCCAGCGAGAAGTCATTACAACGGGTGGAAAAGATTACCGGCAAGAAGGTGCCTTTTTATAAAGCGGATATTTTAGACAGAGAAGCGTTGAACCTCGTATTTGAAAGGGAAAAAATCGATTCCTGTATTCATTTCGCAGGACTGAAGGCGGTGGGAGAATCCGTAGCGAAGCCATGGGAGTATTATGAGAATAATATTGCCGGAACGCTGACTTTGGTGGATGTGATGAGAAAGCATGGTGTGAAGAATATCATTTTCTCTTCCTCTGCAACCGTGTACGGAGATCCGGCTGTTATTCCCATTACGGAAGAGTGTCCGAAGGGACAGTGCACCAATCCCTACGGATGGACCAAGTCCATGCTGGAACAGGTATTGACGGATATGCAGAAGGCGGATCCGCAGTGGAATGTCATCATTCTTCGTTATTTCAATCCCATCGGAGCACACAAGAGCGGAACGATCGGTGAGAATCCTAACGGCATCCCCAATAACCTGATGCCCTACATTACACAGGTGGCGGTAGGAAAGCTGAAAGAGCTGGGTGTATTCGGCAATGATTATGACACTCCCGACGGAACCGGTGTAAGAGATTATATCCACGTGGTGGATTTGGCAGCAGGTCATGTAAAAGCTCTTAAGAAGATAGAGGAAAAATCAGGACTTAGCGTTTACAATCTGGGAACGGGCGTAGGTTATAGCGTGCTTGATATTGTGAAGAATTTTGAAGAGGCAACGGGAGTGAAGATTCCCTACGTCATCAAAGACAGACGTCCGGGGGACATCGCAACCTGCTATTCGGATGCGGGCAAGGCGAAGAAAGAGCTGGGATGGGAAGCGCAGTACGGAATCAAGGAGATGTGTGCGGATTCCTGGAGATGGCAGAGCAATAATCCCGGTGGATACGAAGAATAA
- the trhA gene encoding PAQR family membrane homeostasis protein TrhA yields MQITIREPGSAITHFIGMMMAVFAAVPLLIKAATASGSAAFTAMAVFMLSMILLYGASATYHSLTVSDKVLRVFRKIDHMMIFVLIAGSYTPVCLIVLGGPLGYTLLAVVWGIALLGILIKALWITCPKWFSSTIYIAMGWVCLWVFGPLWNTLPKSAFIWLLAGGVIYTVGGVIYALKLPIFNAKHAYFGSHEIFHLFVMGGSICHFIFMYRYVL; encoded by the coding sequence ATGCAAATAACAATTCGTGAGCCAGGCAGCGCAATTACCCATTTTATTGGAATGATGATGGCGGTTTTTGCCGCTGTCCCTCTCCTGATAAAAGCCGCTACAGCTTCAGGCAGCGCCGCTTTTACCGCAATGGCAGTATTCATGCTGAGCATGATTCTTCTATATGGGGCCAGTGCCACCTATCATTCGCTGACGGTATCCGATAAGGTTTTGAGGGTATTCCGTAAAATAGATCATATGATGATATTCGTGCTTATCGCAGGCTCTTATACCCCGGTATGCCTGATCGTACTTGGCGGTCCGCTGGGCTATACGCTGCTTGCAGTAGTATGGGGAATCGCCCTTTTGGGAATTCTCATTAAAGCGCTGTGGATTACATGTCCGAAGTGGTTTTCCTCTACTATTTACATCGCCATGGGATGGGTTTGTCTCTGGGTGTTCGGACCGCTGTGGAATACTCTCCCTAAAAGTGCTTTCATCTGGCTGCTGGCAGGAGGTGTCATCTATACGGTGGGCGGAGTTATTTACGCACTGAAGCTTCCCATTTTCAATGCGAAGCATGCGTATTTCGGCTCACATGAGATTTTTCATTTGTTCGTTATGGGCGGAAGCATCTGCCATTTCATCTTTATGTATCGTTATGTTTTGTAA
- a CDS encoding GTP pyrophosphokinase family protein, whose product MELRVERDSDVDNWKEVILIYNSALKQISTKLEILNDEFQHVHRYNPIEHIKSRIKTSESIVKKLKKNGYESTIENMVKYINDIAGIRVICSFTSDIYEIADMISHQSDIKIISVKDYITAPKLSGYKSYHMLVTVPVYLSDRIVDTKVEIQIRTVAMDFWASLEHKIHYKFEGNAPVYIKDELIECAKMVSDLDAKMLLLNEKVQSLSQENNCNEQL is encoded by the coding sequence ATGGAACTTAGAGTAGAACGAGACAGTGATGTGGATAATTGGAAAGAAGTTATATTGATTTATAATTCGGCGCTTAAGCAAATATCCACCAAACTGGAAATATTGAACGATGAATTTCAACACGTACATAGATACAACCCAATCGAGCATATCAAATCCAGAATTAAGACGTCGGAGAGCATCGTTAAAAAACTGAAGAAAAATGGTTATGAATCCACTATTGAGAATATGGTAAAGTATATAAATGATATTGCCGGAATAAGAGTTATCTGTTCCTTCACCTCCGATATATACGAGATAGCGGATATGATAAGCCATCAAAGCGACATCAAGATCATTTCTGTAAAGGATTATATCACCGCTCCAAAGCTCAGCGGATATAAGAGCTATCATATGCTGGTAACCGTCCCGGTATATCTTTCCGACCGTATCGTGGATACGAAAGTCGAGATTCAGATACGCACGGTAGCCATGGATTTTTGGGCTAGTCTGGAGCATAAGATTCATTACAAATTCGAAGGAAATGCGCCGGTCTACATTAAGGATGAGCTGATAGAATGTGCCAAGATGGTATCCGACCTGGATGCCAAAATGCTTCTTCTCAACGAGAAGGTACAGAGCTTAAGCCAGGAAAATAATTGTAATGAACAGTTATGA
- a CDS encoding flavin reductase family protein has protein sequence MGKQSWKPGNMLYPLPVVLVSAADKNGEKNIFTVAWAGTICSDPPMVSISVRPERYSYHMIEETGEFVINLTTEKLTYATDYCGVRSGRNIDKFKELGLTAATADIVKAPLLVESPVNIECTVKEIRKLGTHDMFIAQVVAVHADEEFMDEKNKFHFETAQPIVYSHGAYMSLGKQIGTFGYSVKKK, from the coding sequence ATGGGGAAACAGAGCTGGAAGCCGGGGAACATGCTTTACCCCCTTCCTGTGGTGCTGGTGAGTGCGGCGGATAAGAACGGAGAAAAGAATATATTTACGGTAGCGTGGGCGGGAACTATTTGCAGTGACCCTCCGATGGTATCTATATCGGTACGGCCGGAGAGGTATTCCTACCATATGATAGAAGAGACCGGAGAATTCGTGATTAATCTGACAACGGAGAAGCTGACTTATGCGACAGATTACTGCGGAGTCAGAAGCGGAAGGAACATAGACAAGTTTAAAGAACTGGGACTGACAGCAGCAACTGCTGATATCGTAAAGGCACCGCTGCTGGTGGAAAGTCCGGTGAATATTGAGTGTACGGTGAAGGAGATCAGGAAGCTGGGCACTCATGATATGTTTATTGCACAAGTGGTGGCGGTTCATGCGGATGAGGAATTTATGGATGAGAAGAATAAATTCCATTTTGAGACGGCACAGCCTATTGTTTATTCTCATGGGGCCTATATGTCTCTTGGGAAGCAGATAGGGACGTTTGGGTATAGTGTGAAAAAGAAATAA